The Parafrankia discariae genome includes a window with the following:
- the dut gene encoding dUTP diphosphatase, with translation MTATTPTPPGAPPTADAPRTDAPRTDALCAGAPPAAAVPGAGLPGASPTGDGPTGDIVPGPQRPGPSTRQPVGDSGPLEVLIQRLDPDLPPPAYAQPSDAGADLVTAQDVTLAPGERAVVGTGLSVALPEGYAAFVHPRSGLAARHGLSVVNAPGTVDAGYRGEVKVILINTDRSEAIALRRGDRVAQLVVQRVEHAVFREVDLLPESVRGAGGLGSTGGFGQSRDGGPRREGNGVRSGS, from the coding sequence ATGACCGCGACCACCCCCACGCCACCCGGCGCCCCGCCTACCGCCGATGCCCCGCGCACCGATGCCCCGCGCACCGATGCCCTGTGCGCCGGCGCCCCGCCTGCCGCCGCCGTACCCGGTGCCGGCCTGCCCGGTGCCAGCCCGACCGGCGATGGCCCGACCGGTGACATCGTCCCCGGCCCGCAGCGTCCCGGGCCGTCGACCCGCCAGCCGGTCGGTGACTCGGGCCCGCTGGAGGTGCTGATCCAGCGTCTGGATCCGGACCTCCCGCCGCCCGCCTACGCCCAGCCCTCGGACGCCGGTGCCGACCTGGTGACCGCGCAGGACGTCACGCTGGCGCCCGGTGAGCGGGCCGTCGTCGGAACCGGCCTGTCCGTCGCGCTGCCCGAGGGCTACGCGGCCTTCGTGCATCCCCGTAGCGGACTGGCCGCGCGGCACGGTCTGTCCGTGGTCAACGCCCCCGGAACCGTCGATGCCGGTTACCGTGGAGAAGTCAAGGTGATACTTATAAACACCGATCGAAGCGAGGCCATCGCGCTGCGCCGTGGGGACCGGGTGGCCCAGCTCGTGGTTCAGCGGGTGGAGCACGCGGTGTTCCGCGAGGTCGACCTGCTCCCGGAGTCGGTCCGGGGCGCGGGCGGTCTCGGATCCACGGGTGGCTTCGGGCAGTCCCGTGACGGTGGGCCGCGAAGGGAGGGCAACGGTGTTCGGTCGGGGTCGTAG
- a CDS encoding DUF4235 domain-containing protein → MAGPASKMGWKVVGGAATALAGTAASRGVTAAYRKVRKSDPPVNPADPETDWAEAIAWAALSGLVIGLGRLAAERVAARGWVRATGSPPPGMLRPEISTSDN, encoded by the coding sequence GTGGCCGGACCGGCTTCGAAGATGGGATGGAAGGTCGTGGGCGGCGCGGCGACCGCGCTCGCCGGAACCGCGGCGAGCAGAGGCGTCACCGCGGCCTACCGCAAGGTGCGCAAGTCCGACCCGCCGGTGAACCCGGCGGACCCGGAGACCGACTGGGCGGAGGCGATCGCCTGGGCCGCGCTCTCCGGCCTGGTCATCGGCCTCGGCCGGCTGGCCGCCGAGCGGGTCGCCGCGCGCGGCTGGGTCCGGGCAACGGGCTCCCCGCCGCCCGGCATGCTACGCCCGGAGATCTCGACCTCGGACAACTAG
- a CDS encoding gamma carbonic anhydrase family protein, with protein sequence MAIYALGELEPSIDPSAYVHPDATVIGNVTIGPESTVWPGVVLRGDQGRIVIGARTSIQDGTVIHTTAQFPTIVGDDCVIGHIVHLEGCVVEDGSLVGSGSVVLHQARVSRGALVAAGAVVGNRMVVPERAMALGIPAKIREGAASQELITMAAAHYVENGRRFRKDLRRLD encoded by the coding sequence GTGGCCATCTACGCGCTGGGGGAGCTAGAACCCTCGATCGATCCGTCCGCGTACGTCCATCCCGACGCGACGGTGATCGGGAACGTCACGATCGGCCCGGAGTCGACGGTCTGGCCCGGCGTCGTCCTGCGCGGCGACCAGGGGCGCATCGTCATCGGCGCGCGGACGTCCATCCAGGACGGCACGGTGATCCACACGACCGCCCAGTTCCCCACGATCGTCGGGGACGACTGCGTGATCGGGCACATCGTGCACCTCGAGGGCTGTGTGGTCGAGGACGGCTCCCTGGTCGGTTCCGGGTCGGTCGTGCTGCACCAGGCCCGGGTGTCCCGGGGCGCGCTGGTCGCCGCGGGCGCCGTGGTCGGCAACCGGATGGTGGTTCCCGAGCGGGCGATGGCGCTGGGCATCCCGGCGAAGATCCGTGAGGGCGCCGCCTCGCAGGAGCTCATCACCATGGCGGCCGCCCACTACGTCGAGAACGGGCGCCGCTTCCGCAAGGACCTGCGCCGCCTGGACTAA
- a CDS encoding sigma-70 family RNA polymerase sigma factor, with the protein MLIGELAEAFEAERGYLRAVAYRILGSVTDAEDIVQDAWLRLARTDPAVIEDLRGWLTVVVGRLCLDQLRSARVRRETYVGPWLPEPLVDPAGPGGAGGSAVVGVAAHPHRGRPGPSGGGGATAPAGEITAVAAERADPADRVTLAESVNMAMLVVLESLSPAERTALILHDVFGYGFEEVAEVTGRSPAASRQLASRARRHVRERAVRFDPDPAQRRGVADAFLAAAAGGDLAALLRVLDPDVVLRSDGGGVVRAALRPIEGSAKVARFLRGLVEKGLRDHGPRTRFVPVEVNGGAGVATYAGSRLVNIVALTVGGGLVTEIDIVVNPAKLRHLTDPSPSG; encoded by the coding sequence ATGCTGATCGGGGAGCTGGCCGAGGCGTTCGAGGCGGAGCGCGGGTATCTGCGCGCCGTGGCCTACCGCATCCTCGGCTCGGTCACCGACGCAGAGGACATCGTCCAGGACGCCTGGCTGCGCCTCGCCCGGACCGACCCGGCCGTCATCGAGGACCTGCGCGGCTGGCTGACCGTGGTCGTCGGCCGTCTCTGCCTCGACCAGCTCCGCTCGGCCCGGGTCCGGCGGGAGACCTACGTCGGGCCGTGGCTGCCCGAGCCGCTGGTCGACCCGGCCGGTCCGGGCGGGGCGGGTGGCTCGGCGGTGGTCGGTGTCGCGGCCCACCCCCACCGGGGCCGGCCGGGGCCGTCCGGCGGGGGTGGCGCGACCGCCCCGGCCGGCGAGATCACGGCCGTCGCCGCCGAGCGGGCCGATCCGGCGGACCGGGTCACCCTCGCCGAGTCGGTCAACATGGCCATGCTGGTCGTCCTGGAGTCGCTGAGCCCGGCCGAGCGGACCGCGCTGATCCTGCACGACGTGTTCGGCTACGGCTTCGAGGAGGTCGCGGAGGTGACCGGGCGCAGCCCGGCCGCCAGCCGGCAGCTCGCGAGCCGGGCCCGGCGGCACGTGCGGGAGCGGGCCGTCCGCTTCGATCCCGACCCGGCGCAGCGGCGCGGTGTGGCCGACGCCTTCCTGGCCGCCGCGGCCGGCGGTGACCTGGCCGCGCTGCTGCGCGTCCTCGACCCGGACGTCGTGCTGCGTTCGGACGGCGGCGGCGTCGTGCGCGCCGCGCTTCGTCCGATCGAGGGGTCGGCGAAGGTGGCGAGGTTCCTGCGCGGGCTGGTCGAGAAGGGGCTGCGGGACCACGGGCCCAGGACGCGGTTCGTCCCGGTCGAGGTCAACGGCGGAGCCGGGGTGGCCACCTACGCGGGTTCGCGGCTCGTGAACATCGTCGCGTTGACCGTCGGGGGCGGGCTGGTCACGGAGATCGACATCGTGGTCAACCCGGCGAAGCTGCGTCACCTCACCGACCCGTCCCCCAGCGGCTGA
- the valS gene encoding valine--tRNA ligase gives MVATDSTERPTRAMPAKPSLDGIETRWSEHWHERGTYEFDRSAPRERVYSVDTPPPTVSGSLHVGHVFSYTHTDLIARFQRMRGREVFYPMGFDDNGLPTERRVQNYYGVRCDPSLPYDPDFTPPAKPGKDQLPISRRNFVELCETLTIEDEKGFEELWRRLGLSVDWSHTYATIDTRSRAVAQRAFLRNLARGQAYLAEAPTLWDVTFRTAVAQAELEDRERPGAYHTLAFGRPGGDPVVIETTRPELLPACVALVAHPDDARYQPLFGQTVRTPLFDVEVPVVAHRLADPEKGSGIAMICTFGDLTDVIWWRELRLPARAVIGRDGRLIAEAPEAISSPAGREHYAELGGKTIAAARTAVVAALRESGALLGEPRAISHPVKFYEKGDRPLEIVTTRQWYIRNGGRDERLRAELRQRGAELRWHPEYMRVRYENWVDGLNGDWLISRQRFFGVPFPVWYPLDADGQPRHDAPIVADEATLPVDPSSDVPPGYTAEQRGVPGGFMADPDVMDTWATSSLTPLIASGWESDPALFAQVFPMNLRPQAHEIIRTWLFSTVLRSHDEFGTLPWTDAAISGWILDPDRKKMSKSKGNVVTPMGLLEQHGSDAVRYWAASGRPGTDTAFDVGQMKTGRRLAIKILNASRFVLGLAEAGEGGVIEGVAFDGGSVPAADAVPGPAAVTEPLDRALLAELARVVDTATGAFEGYDYTRALEVTETFFWRFCDDYVELVKGRAYGGHGEAGAASARATLTIALSTLLTLFAPCLPFVTEEVWSWWRAGSVHRARWPEAAEIREAAGDGRPELLDAVGAALSAVRRAKSEAKVSMKAEVATARVSGAADVVELVGQAAADLRSAGGIWELSLVGTGGELAVDVVLVPPAG, from the coding sequence GTGGTGGCAACGGACAGTACGGAACGGCCGACCCGCGCGATGCCCGCCAAGCCGAGCTTGGACGGGATCGAGACCCGCTGGTCCGAGCACTGGCACGAGCGCGGAACCTATGAGTTCGACCGGTCGGCGCCGCGGGAGCGGGTCTACTCGGTGGACACTCCGCCACCGACCGTGAGCGGCTCGCTGCACGTGGGCCACGTGTTCTCGTACACCCACACCGACCTGATCGCCCGGTTCCAGCGGATGCGCGGGCGCGAGGTCTTCTACCCGATGGGGTTCGACGACAACGGGCTGCCGACCGAGCGCCGGGTGCAGAACTACTACGGCGTGCGCTGCGACCCGTCGCTGCCCTACGACCCGGACTTCACTCCGCCGGCGAAGCCGGGCAAGGACCAGCTCCCGATCTCCCGGCGCAACTTCGTCGAGCTGTGCGAGACGCTGACGATCGAGGACGAGAAGGGCTTCGAGGAGCTCTGGCGCCGCCTCGGCCTGTCCGTCGACTGGTCGCACACCTACGCGACCATCGACACCCGGTCCCGCGCGGTGGCCCAGCGGGCCTTCCTGCGTAACCTCGCCCGCGGCCAGGCCTACCTGGCCGAGGCCCCGACGCTGTGGGACGTCACCTTCCGCACCGCCGTCGCCCAGGCCGAGCTGGAGGACCGGGAACGCCCCGGGGCCTACCACACGCTGGCGTTCGGGCGGCCCGGCGGCGACCCGGTGGTGATCGAGACGACCCGTCCCGAGCTGCTGCCGGCCTGCGTGGCGCTGGTGGCGCACCCCGACGACGCGCGCTACCAGCCGCTGTTCGGGCAGACGGTGCGCACGCCGCTGTTCGACGTCGAGGTGCCGGTGGTGGCGCACCGGCTGGCCGATCCGGAGAAGGGCTCCGGCATCGCCATGATCTGTACGTTCGGTGACCTCACCGACGTCATCTGGTGGCGTGAGCTGCGGCTGCCCGCCCGCGCGGTGATCGGCCGGGACGGCCGCCTGATCGCCGAGGCCCCCGAGGCGATCTCCTCGCCGGCCGGCCGGGAGCACTACGCCGAGCTCGGCGGGAAGACCATCGCCGCCGCCCGGACGGCGGTCGTGGCGGCCCTGCGGGAGTCCGGCGCGCTGCTCGGCGAGCCGCGGGCGATCAGCCATCCGGTGAAGTTCTACGAGAAGGGCGACCGCCCGCTCGAGATCGTCACCACCCGCCAGTGGTACATCCGCAACGGCGGCCGGGACGAGCGGTTGCGCGCGGAGCTCCGCCAGCGCGGCGCCGAGCTGCGCTGGCACCCCGAGTACATGCGGGTGCGGTACGAGAACTGGGTGGACGGCCTCAACGGTGACTGGCTGATCAGCCGGCAGCGTTTCTTCGGTGTGCCCTTCCCGGTCTGGTACCCGCTCGACGCGGACGGCCAGCCGCGCCACGACGCCCCGATCGTCGCGGACGAGGCCACCCTGCCGGTCGACCCGTCCAGCGACGTCCCCCCGGGCTACACCGCCGAGCAGCGGGGCGTGCCCGGCGGCTTCATGGCCGACCCGGACGTCATGGACACCTGGGCCACCTCCTCCCTGACGCCGCTGATCGCCAGCGGCTGGGAGAGCGACCCGGCCCTGTTCGCGCAGGTGTTCCCGATGAACCTGCGCCCGCAGGCGCACGAGATCATCCGGACCTGGCTGTTCTCCACCGTGCTGCGCAGCCACGACGAGTTCGGCACCCTGCCCTGGACGGACGCGGCGATCTCCGGCTGGATCCTCGACCCGGACCGCAAGAAGATGTCGAAGTCCAAGGGCAACGTCGTCACGCCGATGGGCCTGCTGGAGCAGCATGGCTCGGACGCCGTCCGCTACTGGGCGGCCTCGGGCCGGCCGGGCACCGACACCGCCTTCGACGTCGGCCAGATGAAGACCGGCCGCCGGCTCGCCATCAAGATCCTCAACGCGAGCCGGTTCGTGCTGGGCCTCGCCGAGGCGGGCGAGGGCGGGGTGATCGAGGGCGTGGCCTTCGACGGCGGCTCGGTCCCCGCGGCCGACGCGGTTCCCGGCCCGGCCGCGGTCACCGAACCGCTGGACCGGGCGCTGCTCGCCGAGCTCGCCCGGGTCGTCGACACGGCCACCGGCGCGTTCGAGGGCTACGACTACACCCGGGCGCTCGAGGTCACCGAGACCTTCTTCTGGCGGTTCTGCGACGACTACGTCGAGCTGGTCAAGGGCCGGGCGTACGGCGGGCACGGGGAGGCCGGCGCCGCCTCCGCCCGGGCGACGCTGACGATCGCGCTCTCCACGCTGCTCACCCTGTTCGCGCCGTGCCTGCCGTTCGTCACCGAGGAGGTCTGGTCCTGGTGGCGGGCGGGCTCGGTGCACCGGGCGCGCTGGCCGGAGGCCGCCGAGATCCGCGAGGCCGCCGGGGACGGCCGTCCCGAGCTGCTGGACGCGGTCGGTGCCGCGCTCTCCGCGGTGCGCCGGGCGAAGTCCGAGGCGAAGGTGTCGATGAAGGCCGAGGTCGCCACCGCCCGGGTCAGCGGTGCCGCCGACGTCGTCGAGCTGGTCGGGCAGGCCGCCGCGGACCTGCGCAGCGCCGGCGGCATCTGGGAGCTGAGCCTGGTCGGCACCGGCGGTGAGCTGGCCGTCGACGTGGTGCTCGTCCCGCCGGCCGGCTGA
- a CDS encoding inositol monophosphatase family protein — MSSVDSPPSTLRPAPAALLDLGLDVAREAGALLVTGRAGTVAAEATKSSPTDVVTALDRASEALVARRLRAARPDDGLLGEEGSDTAGTSGVRWIVDPLDGTVNFLYRLPNWAVSIAAELDGEIVAGVVHAPAMGVTYTAVRGGGAFHRETPVGSAAGEPARLTASTVTELGGALVATGFGYTERRRATQAAVLTRVAPRVRDIRRMGAASLDLCAAAAGLVDAYYERGLHPWDHAAGALIAAEAGLLVGGLDGRGAGEDLVVAAPPALFAPLTALLAQHPRADTDQGTPAVTGE, encoded by the coding sequence ATGAGCAGCGTGGACTCGCCCCCCAGCACCCTGCGCCCGGCCCCGGCCGCCCTGCTCGACCTCGGCCTGGACGTCGCCCGCGAGGCCGGGGCCCTGCTCGTCACCGGCCGGGCCGGCACGGTGGCCGCCGAGGCGACGAAATCCTCGCCGACCGACGTCGTCACCGCGCTGGACCGGGCCTCGGAGGCCCTCGTCGCCCGCCGCCTGCGCGCGGCCCGCCCGGACGACGGCCTGCTCGGCGAGGAGGGCTCGGACACCGCGGGCACCAGCGGCGTGCGCTGGATCGTCGACCCCCTCGACGGGACGGTCAACTTCCTCTACCGCCTGCCCAACTGGGCGGTGTCGATCGCGGCCGAGCTGGACGGCGAGATCGTGGCCGGGGTGGTGCACGCCCCCGCGATGGGGGTCACCTACACCGCCGTCCGCGGCGGCGGCGCCTTCCACCGGGAGACACCGGTGGGGTCCGCGGCCGGGGAGCCGGCGAGGCTGACCGCTTCGACGGTGACCGAGCTGGGCGGCGCGCTCGTCGCCACCGGCTTCGGGTACACCGAGCGCCGCCGCGCGACCCAGGCCGCGGTGCTGACCCGGGTCGCGCCCAGGGTCCGCGACATCCGCCGGATGGGTGCCGCCTCCCTCGACCTCTGCGCCGCCGCGGCGGGCCTCGTCGACGCCTACTACGAACGTGGGCTGCACCCCTGGGACCACGCGGCGGGCGCGCTGATCGCCGCCGAGGCGGGCCTGCTGGTCGGCGGCCTGGACGGCCGGGGAGCCGGCGAGGACCTCGTCGTCGCGGCTCCCCCCGCCCTGTTCGCCCCGCTCACCGCCCTGCTCGCCCAGCACCCCCGCGCCGACACCGACCAGGGGACACCCGCGGTCACGGGAGAGTGA
- a CDS encoding UDP-N-acetyl glucosamine 2-epimerase, giving the protein MSRTSGDRDDHPGARQHGDDAELTRTGFFRNWFSGGGAHRQRGLEAQRGAEAQRGAEAQRGAEDRRGPEAQRGPEDRREPDVRRGAEARRDPGAAGEPGVEVSPRIPVARPRPPDGPPAVGPGTADQNAADRGPAGGSAAGRGTADRERGGVTAMTGTAGTTARTGPSVPTAPSTPVAPTGPTGPTVPTVPSRRLSPDRPGPAGRMTLPERLPRTEITGLPAPVPRGRPGPAEHRARVMILVGTRPEIVRLSRIIAVLERAVDVCLVHSGQHYDYELNQVFFDELGIRKPDHFLDAVGASAAETIGRVIARADAVFVDEAPDALLLYGDTNTTLAVIAARRRHIPVFHLAAGNRCFDDRVPEETNRRLVDHLSDINLPLTEHARRHLLAEGLPTQRIFVTGSPMKEVLDHYAPLVDSSPVLTTLGVTAGHFLVVSAHREENVDAPELLIGLLETLNALAARYRVPIIVSTHPRTRDRLDTLEASGRAPATDGLVRFCRPFGFADYSALQRAALCVISDSGSLTEEAALLGFPAVLIREAHERPEGVEHGVAVSCLPRPDRVLAAVDLVVDAARGDRTPRIVPDYDVDDVSRRVVRIIVSHIDYVRRTVWFERPPVGTGEPTPGGTLTLP; this is encoded by the coding sequence GTGTCGAGAACGAGCGGCGACAGAGACGACCATCCGGGCGCCCGGCAGCACGGGGACGACGCCGAGCTCACCCGGACGGGCTTCTTCCGGAACTGGTTCTCCGGCGGGGGCGCCCACCGTCAGCGTGGTCTGGAAGCCCAGCGCGGTGCGGAAGCCCAGCGCGGTGCGGAAGCCCAGCGCGGTGCGGAGGACCGGCGCGGTCCGGAAGCCCAGCGCGGTCCGGAGGACCGGCGTGAGCCTGACGTCCGGCGTGGCGCGGAGGCCCGGCGTGATCCGGGTGCCGCCGGAGAGCCTGGCGTCGAGGTGTCCCCACGGATACCGGTGGCCAGGCCCAGGCCACCGGACGGCCCCCCCGCCGTCGGACCGGGCACCGCGGACCAGAACGCCGCGGACCGGGGCCCGGCGGGCGGGAGCGCCGCCGGGCGGGGGACGGCGGACCGAGAACGAGGAGGAGTGACCGCGATGACGGGGACGGCGGGAACGACCGCACGAACAGGCCCCTCAGTGCCGACCGCGCCGTCCACGCCGGTCGCCCCGACCGGGCCGACCGGGCCGACCGTTCCCACGGTGCCGAGCCGGCGGCTCTCCCCGGACCGCCCCGGCCCGGCCGGCCGGATGACCCTGCCCGAGCGGTTGCCGCGCACGGAGATCACGGGACTTCCCGCGCCGGTGCCGCGCGGCCGCCCCGGGCCGGCCGAGCACCGGGCGCGGGTCATGATCCTGGTCGGCACCCGTCCGGAGATCGTGAGGCTGAGCCGGATCATCGCGGTGCTGGAGCGGGCCGTGGACGTGTGCCTGGTCCACTCGGGCCAGCACTATGACTATGAACTGAACCAGGTGTTCTTCGACGAGCTCGGCATCCGCAAACCGGACCACTTCCTCGACGCGGTCGGCGCGAGCGCCGCCGAGACCATCGGCCGGGTGATCGCCCGCGCCGACGCGGTGTTCGTCGACGAGGCCCCGGACGCGCTACTGCTCTACGGGGACACGAACACCACGCTGGCGGTCATCGCGGCCCGGCGGCGGCACATCCCGGTGTTCCACCTGGCGGCCGGCAACCGGTGTTTCGACGACCGGGTGCCGGAGGAGACCAACCGCCGGCTGGTCGACCACCTCAGCGACATCAACCTCCCGCTCACCGAGCACGCGCGGCGCCACCTGCTGGCGGAGGGCCTGCCGACGCAGCGGATCTTCGTCACGGGCTCGCCGATGAAGGAGGTCCTCGACCACTACGCGCCGCTCGTCGACTCCTCGCCGGTGCTCACCACCCTCGGCGTCACCGCGGGCCACTTCCTGGTGGTCAGCGCGCACCGGGAGGAGAACGTCGACGCGCCGGAGCTGCTCATCGGCCTGCTCGAGACCCTCAACGCGTTGGCCGCCCGCTACCGGGTGCCGATCATCGTCTCCACCCACCCGCGTACCCGGGATCGCCTCGACACCCTCGAGGCGTCCGGCCGGGCCCCGGCGACCGACGGCCTCGTCCGCTTCTGTCGGCCCTTCGGGTTCGCGGACTACAGCGCGTTGCAGCGGGCGGCGCTGTGCGTGATCTCGGACAGCGGCTCGCTGACCGAGGAGGCCGCACTGCTCGGGTTCCCCGCGGTGCTGATCCGGGAGGCGCACGAGCGCCCCGAGGGCGTCGAACACGGCGTGGCCGTCTCCTGCCTGCCCCGGCCGGACCGGGTCCTCGCCGCCGTCGACCTGGTCGTCGACGCCGCGCGGGGGGACCGGACGCCGCGGATCGTCCCCGACTACGACGTGGACGACGTCTCCCGCCGCGTCGTACGGATCATCGTCAGCCACATCGACTACGTCCGCCGGACGGTCTGGTTCGAGCGCCCACCGGTCGGGACCGGCGAGCCGACGCCGGGAGGCACGCTCACTCTCCCGTGA
- a CDS encoding dTDP-4-dehydrorhamnose reductase family protein translates to MRVLVLGGDGMLGGELVRWLVRDHDVTATVRATAPSCPPPADRVFTGVDVRRRDTMVDVFVAARPDAVVNAVSLAGRHAQAGGELPAIEVNALFPHRLARLCRAAGARLVHVSTDRVFSGRLGDYHEEDVPDPVDVHGMTRLLGEVREPGTLTLRTSVVGLAAAPVASGLVERFLAAKGEVPGPRRVVHSALTTAEFARFVHLVLVGHPDLTGIWHLGSEPISQFDLLTMLAERLGRRDVRITPSDGEVRNRALSARRLRSVTGYRPPGWPVLVDELATAIERRDIEGFRRRRPAPRPGATAAPRAALTSPNGVHADA, encoded by the coding sequence ATGCGTGTACTGGTCCTCGGCGGCGACGGCATGCTCGGCGGTGAGCTGGTCCGCTGGCTCGTCCGCGACCATGACGTCACCGCCACCGTCAGGGCCACCGCGCCGTCCTGCCCGCCACCCGCCGACCGGGTGTTCACCGGAGTGGACGTCCGCCGCCGCGACACCATGGTCGACGTGTTCGTCGCGGCGCGGCCGGACGCCGTCGTGAACGCCGTGAGCCTGGCCGGGCGGCACGCGCAGGCGGGTGGCGAGCTCCCGGCGATCGAGGTCAACGCGCTGTTCCCGCATCGGCTCGCGCGCCTGTGCCGGGCCGCCGGGGCCCGGCTGGTGCACGTCTCGACCGACCGGGTGTTCTCCGGCCGACTCGGTGACTACCACGAGGAGGACGTACCCGACCCCGTGGACGTCCACGGGATGACCAGGCTGCTCGGCGAGGTGCGCGAACCGGGCACGCTGACGCTGCGGACGTCCGTCGTCGGCCTGGCGGCGGCTCCGGTGGCCTCGGGGCTCGTCGAGCGGTTCCTGGCGGCGAAGGGCGAGGTCCCGGGCCCGCGCCGGGTCGTCCACAGCGCCCTGACCACCGCCGAGTTCGCGCGTTTCGTCCATCTCGTGCTCGTCGGGCACCCGGACCTCACCGGGATCTGGCATCTCGGCTCCGAGCCGATCAGCCAGTTCGACCTGCTCACCATGCTCGCCGAGCGGCTCGGCCGCCGGGACGTGCGGATCACGCCCAGTGACGGCGAGGTGCGCAACCGGGCGCTGTCCGCGCGCCGGCTGCGGTCGGTGACCGGCTACCGGCCGCCCGGGTGGCCGGTGCTGGTCGACGAACTGGCGACCGCGATCGAACGGCGTGACATCGAAGGCTTCCGCCGGCGTCGCCCGGCGCCTCGTCCCGGCGCGACCGCGGCCCCCCGGGCCGCTCTCACCTCCCCGAACGGAGTGCACGCCGATGCCTGA
- a CDS encoding class I SAM-dependent methyltransferase: MRHETGMTDRTARPPAPPGRARRPRHHRNSRGELWVNVTSSHLVLPDYVNLDPAFSPGLVAAYPTLRWTSALTRLLRASRPLRLLRRGCAAGWRSARRPRLVAALTRLAPRPGPRPGLRPRGLSTGPPGGRGWTIREQWEARETAVLTRHDPRAALPLDDGTVDHLLCAHVLQELSPPAMRRALEEYARVLRPGGTLHVVLPDLRYAVDRYVRGEIDADELVAWQRLRSPGSERGGGRRGRPWRGDARHPADPVNRWHYDAHTAERRLVGAGFKISSGTSPSSPVCPEDPGSLHLVAVRA, encoded by the coding sequence ATGAGGCACGAGACGGGGATGACGGACCGGACGGCACGGCCCCCGGCACCACCGGGCCGGGCCCGGCGCCCGCGGCACCACCGCAACAGCCGGGGCGAGCTGTGGGTGAACGTCACCTCGTCGCATCTGGTCCTGCCGGACTACGTCAACCTCGACCCGGCGTTCTCCCCCGGGCTGGTCGCCGCCTATCCGACGCTGCGATGGACGTCCGCCCTCACCCGGCTGCTGCGGGCGTCCCGCCCGCTGCGCCTGCTGCGCCGGGGGTGCGCGGCCGGCTGGCGGTCGGCGCGACGGCCGCGGCTGGTCGCGGCCCTCACCCGACTCGCCCCGCGCCCGGGTCCGCGCCCGGGTTTGCGCCCACGCGGCCTGTCGACGGGGCCGCCGGGCGGCCGTGGCTGGACGATCCGCGAGCAGTGGGAGGCCCGGGAGACGGCCGTCCTCACCCGGCACGATCCGCGAGCCGCGCTGCCGCTGGACGACGGCACGGTCGATCACCTCCTCTGCGCGCACGTCCTGCAGGAGCTGTCCCCGCCGGCGATGCGCCGGGCGCTGGAGGAGTACGCCCGGGTCCTGCGCCCGGGCGGGACGCTGCACGTCGTGCTGCCCGACCTGCGGTACGCGGTCGACCGGTACGTACGCGGTGAGATCGACGCCGACGAGCTGGTGGCCTGGCAGCGCCTGCGGTCCCCCGGGAGTGAGCGGGGCGGGGGGCGCCGCGGCCGACCCTGGCGCGGTGACGCGCGGCACCCGGCCGACCCGGTGAACCGCTGGCACTACGACGCGCACACGGCCGAGCGTCGGCTCGTCGGCGCCGGCTTCAAGATCTCCTCCGGGACGTCCCCGAGCTCGCCGGTGTGTCCGGAGGATCCGGGCTCGCTGCACCTGGTGGCCGTCCGCGCCTGA